A part of Reinekea thalattae genomic DNA contains:
- the rplU gene encoding 50S ribosomal protein L21 — protein MYAVIVSGGKQYRVSEGQTVKLEKIEAETGAKIDFDKILLVADGDKINIGQPTVKGAKVSAEIIAQGRHKKVKILKFKRRKHHMKQMGHRQWFTEVKITGISA, from the coding sequence ATGTACGCTGTAATCGTATCTGGCGGTAAGCAATACCGCGTCAGCGAAGGCCAAACGGTCAAGCTGGAAAAAATCGAAGCTGAAACAGGCGCTAAAATCGATTTTGATAAAATTTTATTAGTTGCAGATGGCGACAAGATCAACATCGGTCAGCCAACTGTTAAAGGTGCTAAGGTTTCTGCTGAAATCATCGCTCAAGGTCGTCATAAGAAAGTTAAGATCTTGAAGTTCAAGCGTCGTAAGCACCACATGAAGCAAATGGGCCACCGTCAGTGGTTCACTGAAGTTAAAATCACAGGCATTAGTGCATAA
- the rpmA gene encoding 50S ribosomal protein L27, producing MAHKKAGGSTRNGRDSESKRLGVKAFGGQSVSAGSIIVRQRGTRFHAGENVGIGKDHTLFAKADGKVEFVVKGAHNRKFVNIVA from the coding sequence ATGGCTCACAAGAAAGCTGGTGGTAGTACTCGTAACGGTCGTGACTCGGAAAGCAAACGTCTTGGCGTTAAAGCCTTTGGTGGTCAGTCCGTTTCAGCTGGTTCTATTATTGTTCGTCAACGTGGTACTCGTTTCCACGCTGGTGAAAACGTAGGTATCGGCAAAGACCATACTTTATTCGCGAAAGCAGATGGTAAAGTCGAGTTTGTTGTTAAAGGTGCTCACAACCGTAAGTTTGTAAACATCGTAGCGTAA